A portion of the Plasmodium relictum strain SGS1 genome assembly, chromosome: 11 genome contains these proteins:
- a CDS encoding 50S ribosomal protein L24, putative — MFSSFFISKINNLFFFNHLNNIFYKNIQSRYHKIIKPRNIIKIWKIQKGDEVKIISGKEKGKIGEVLSCDKFRNMVKVKGCNLRKIFVDNKFAYIEKKIHYSNVQLIDSFLKTNTKVAIRYTDDNQIIRISKKSGIIIPWPREKNKENENEEVEENPLDTSPQEALKKTYDYKTDVKFMNILRQTVNKYNRELS; from the coding sequence atgttttcttctttttttataagcaaaattaataatcttttttttttcaaccatttgaataatatattttacaaaaatattcaGTCAAgatatcataaaattataaaacctagaaatattattaaaatatggaAAATTCAAAAGGGGGatgaagtaaaaataatatcaggaaaggaaaaaggaaaaattggTGAAGTGTTAAGCTGTGATAAGTTTAGAAATATGGTAAAAGTAAAAGGATGTAActtaagaaaaatttttgttGATAATAAATTTGcttatattgaaaaaaaaattcattattcCAATGTTCAATTAATAGATAgctttttaaaaacaaatacaAAAGTTGCAATTAGATATACTGATGACAATCAAATAATTAGAATTTCTAAAAAATCGGGAATTATAATACCATGGCcaagagaaaaaaataaagaaaatgaaaatgaagaagtaGAAGAAAACCCTTTAGATACTTCCCCACAGGaagctttaaaaaaaacatatgaTTATAAAACAGATGTGAAATTCATGAATATATTAAGGCAAACGGTCAACAAATATAATAGAGAATTATCTTAA
- a CDS encoding RAP protein, putative — protein MFKKKYNTFIDSINIIIHNNKLCNNFSSVFLNANKKKPINIDNINKINKKNGLNCKRNELLENEYKKSEENKKITKLCEQLSDNLRKKEYNLYENNLIYSLSIAENAIEISQLINVISKNKINNNIKSIYVKLINKSLKIFDNIPIRSVSLILNSMLKLNYYHNDFIFLFFKNIKKMITESNSVDICILFHFYINVLDRFSYLENKSDVLLNLFLNKIYNAISSFQIHSISCILRCNKKLIKRKWILYNNGNINSEMSKKKTLNVMNEEKEKKTDEIRKYDNAELIEKINEILKNNFYLKISYASIQQLCNILEDLEFFNLIDDNCYYDVLNILKNKNKLDNFKDIDYLNILNIIKSRNIKYNNLFPITHFYFLFDEIKNKNFDEFSCDDLAELIKILYYFKKFYHINFCMNKLEISLDKRNLDDISSVSTLIYLLYDFSLINKSNNIINSLNEKLFLCIMNKIHEKKELQKKKNEIKNDISSKNYNIDNLSLPIRESLLLVKSLDILIDKRIINSNYLIKKNFFLINCKNDFQVSYYDKYSNFVLYKMLLLGKVKYNNFFVFLNLLKNSLILSLYFCIKDIVLFLKALCFCSYFISKDNYLIFENTLNYLSFLIISQSMLLKKKSSCYSDEFMKKMNNTNNFLNDGNLNDDNNLDHIYKRIEKIIEKNYIYINEMKNDSYHITNISDKMDSGLNEVKNIMNNIDEDNNLNFKYTKISSIDCSNILYYFQKLNYVNYDMIKILLKNIYININHLKNNHILKIINGLSIIKNVDTKLNSFNYIINKVIIKFISSHKENDNYVLKIDETIKLLYLISKLNIINEYKNNLIRKHILIYLENILKNNKLSVKNIQLLLQTFKSMYPYRYANLIEYSLNQIDQVLDGKHFIKNDISNKNDVNEMIRKSSENVSDTFSISFLKVYFSSIPILINPITNIYSNMNDLYLNTSEKLFEQLCEYAKSNEKLKKDIIPFVIDFMNLSFSYSNYVHKYIDFIIYIFEKNEIISKNQFCMILLNLKFFSHKLFKTDNCKILNMSKKEFLNKTEEYLRMFYNDNTNNEKISYDENFNSKAKSHNKSSYDFTFNKKKLIFCDTEDDNEEEIISREYNYIDINNLYEKNVSIKKKNTLYEAQNVLKDKEKKEVIKKKNLLNEFEIILKKYSYCQNNEQDKIQISNNVKVYVFHIKYIDLKKRIIFEFLEEHDYLRELDNSSIEILPFISLRLLFLNKLKFEILLMPFYEWENSHGRLEKVKTIFQKLLNITNNSDFYLNQKNKTHIFSSIGQYE, from the coding sequence atgtttaaaaaaaaatataatacatttatagatagtataaatataattatacataataataagttatgtaataatttttcttctgtTTTTCTGAAtgcaaataaaaagaaaCCAATAAACattgataatataaataaaataaataagaaaaatggCTTAAATTGTAAAAGAAATGAACTCTTAGAAAATGagtataaaaaaagtgaagaaaataaaaagataacaAAATTGTGTGAACAATTAAGTGacaatttaagaaaaaaagaatataatctatatgaaaataatttaatttattcctTATCTATTGCGGAAAATGCTATAGAAATATCTCAGTTGATAAATGTaattagtaaaaataaaattaataacaatataaaatctatttatgtaaaattaattaataaaagtttaaaaatttttgataATATTCCTATTAGAAGTGTaagtttaattttaaatagtaTGCTTAagttaaattattatcacaatgattttatttttttattttttaaaaatataaagaagatGATAACTGAAAGTAATAGCGTtgatatatgtattttatttcatttttacataaatgTATTGGATCGATTTTcatatttagaaaataaaagtgatgtattattaaatttattcttgaataaaatatataatgccATTTCTTCTTTTCAAATACATAGTATATCCTGTATTTTAagatgtaataaaaaattaataaaaagaaaatggattttatataataacgGTAATATAAACAGTGAAatgagtaaaaaaaaaacattaaatgTTATGAAcgaagaaaaggaaaaaaaaacagatgaaataagaaaatatgataatgcagaattaattgaaaaaataaatgaaattttaaaaaataatttttatctaaagATATCCTATGCAAGTATTCAGCAACTGTGTAATATATTAGAAGatttagaattttttaatttaattgatGATAATTGTTACTATGACGttctaaatatattaaaaaataaaaataaattagataattttaaagatatagactatttaaatatattgaatattataaaaagtagaaatattaaatataataatttatttccgattactcatttttattttttatttgatgaaataaaaaacaaaaattttgatGAGTTTTCTTGTGACGATTTAGctgaattaataaaaatattgtattattttaaaaaattttatcatattaatttttgtatGAATAAATTAGAGATCTCTTTAGATAAAAGAAACTTGGATGATATATCTTCTGTTTCAACACTTATATATCTGCTTTatgatttttcattaattaacAAAAgcaataatattataaattctttaaatgaaaaattatttttatgtataatgaataaaattcatgaaaaaaaagaactacaaaaaaaaaaaaatgaaataaaaaatgatataagtagcaaaaattataatatagaTAATTTATCTTTACCTATAAGAGAATCACTTCTATTAGTTAAATCTCTTGATATATTAATTGATAAACGTATAATAAATTCAAACTatctaattaaaaaaaatttctttttaattaattgcAAAAATGATTTTCAAGTTTCTTATTATGATAAATATAGTAATTTTGTGTTGTATAAAATGTTGTTATTAGGAAAAGTTAAgtataacaatttttttgtttttttgaatttattaaaaaattcattaattttatcattatatttttgcaTTAAAGACATTGTGTTATTTTTGAAAGCGTTATGTTTTTGTTCTTACTTTATCAGTAAggataattatttaatttttgaaaatactTTAAATTACTTgagttttttaataatatcacAAAGTATgcttttgaaaaaaaagtcTAGCTGTTATAGTGAtgaatttatgaaaaaaatgaataatacaaataattttttaaatgatggaaatttaaatgatgataataatttagatcatatatataaaagaatagaaaaaataatagaaaaaaattatatatatataaatgaaatgaaaaatgaTAGTTATCATATTACAAATATTTCTGATAAAATGGATTCAGGTTTAAATGAAGTTAAGAATATTATGAACAATATAGATGAAGATAATAATttgaattttaaatatacaaaaataagTTCTATTGACTgttcaaatatattatacTATTTTCAGAAATTAAATTATGTCAACTACGATATGATTAAAATActgttaaaaaatatttatattaacataaatcatttaaaaaacaatcatatacttaaaattataaatggcCTTAgcataattaaaaatgttgatacaaaattaaattcttttaattatattattaataaagttataattaaatttatatcttCACATAAAGAGAATGATAATTATGTGTTAAAAATAGATGAAACAATTAAATTGCTTTATTTAATTAGTaaattgaatataataaatgaatataaaaataatttaattagaaaacatattttaatatatttagaaaatattttaaaaaataataaattaagtgTAAAAAACATTCAATTGCTATTACAGACTTTTAAAAGTATGTATCCATATCGCTATGCAAATTTAATAGAATATTCTTTGAATCAAATTGATCAAGTATTGGATGGaaaacattttattaaaaatgatattagtaataaaaatgatgtaAATGAAATGATTAGAAAAAGTAGTGAAAATGTTAGTGATACTTTTTCTATATCCTTTTTAAAAGTATACTTTTCATCAATAcctattttaataaatccaATAACAAATATTTATTCCAATATGAATGATTTATATCTAAACACTagtgaaaaattatttgaacAATTATGTGAATATGCaaaatcaaatgaaaaattgaaaaaggaTATAATTCCATTTGTCATAGATTTTATgaatttatcattttcttaTAGTAATTATGTTCATAAATACATAgattttataatttacatttttgAGAAAAATGAGATAATATCAAAGAATCAATTTTGTatgattttattaaatttaaaatttttttctcataaattatttaaaactgACAActgtaaaatattaaatatgagCAAGAaggaatttttaaataaaacagAAGAATATTTAAGAATGTTTTACAACgataatacaaataatgaaaaaatttcatatgaTGAAAACTTCAATTCAAAAGCAAAATCCCATAACAAATCATCGTATgattttacttttaataaaaaaaagttaattttttgtgATACAGAAGATGATAATGAGGAAGAAATAATATCCAgagaatataattatatagatataaataatttatatgaaaaaaatgtaagtattaaaaaaaaaaatactttatatGAAGCACAAAATGTATTAAAagacaaagaaaaaaaggaagtaataaaaaagaagaatttattaaatgaatttgaaattattttaaaaaaatattcttactGTCAAAATAATGAACAAGATAAAATACAAATTTCAAATAATGTGAAAGTGTATGTATttcatattaaatatattgatttaaaaaaaagaattatatttgaatttttagAGGAGCACGATTACTTGAGAGAACTAGATAATTCATCAATAGAAATATTACCTTTTATTAGTTTACGtttattattcttaaataaattaaaatttgaaaTACTTCTTATGCCCTTTTATGAATGGGAAAATAGCCATGGAAGAttagaaaaagtaaaaacaatttttcagaaattattaaatattacaaataatagtgatttttatttaaatcaaaaaaataaaacgcACATTTTTTCATCTATTGGGCAGTATgaataa
- the GILP gene encoding glyoxalase I, putative → MKIFLVLIFFLFFKKYYFLNILSRKYYYFINKNSNFKKRKKYIYKKLKCKLEGIEYKVKNLDASVNFYKNVLNFCISEKGEKFVKMILAHDQAYIKLIQNEGDMNIGEHSFLGLGLQLKEFDINKTKLYNGNIEEEIEKRPVTPCILPDEDAQIRKFWNNCFITDPDGYGIEIVLENEEKKLDRIRFFTTSTKDSQKFYADILGMDLIKIQSHLEEISYPWNIYGGMSYFFSSKKNSTVLQFAYAYDEDKLHMGNSLGNIILSFKNLNEIEKKLNKNNVEILKKDDDILVKDLNGYSLRLRKSK, encoded by the exons atgaaaatttttttagttctaatattttttcttttttttaagaaatattactttttgaatattttgaGCAGaaagtattattatttcattaataaaaatagtaattttaagaaaagaaaaaagtatatatacaaaaaattaaaatgtaaaTTAGAAGGTATAGAATATAAAGTTAAAAATTTAGATGCTTCTGtcaatttttacaaaaatgttttaaatttttgtatttcCGAGAAAGGGGAGAAATTCGTTAAAATGATATTAGCTCATGATCAGGCCtacataaaattaattcaaaATGAGGGAGATATGAATATTGGAGAA CATTCTTTTCTTGGTTTAGGACTacaattaaaagaatttgatataaataaaacaaaattatacAACGGGAATATTGaggaagaaatagaaaaaaggCCAGTAACACCTTGTATTTTACCTGATGAAGat GCTCAAATTAGGAAATTTTGGAATAACTGCTTCATAACAGATCCAGATGGTTATGGTATAGAAATAGTtttagaaaatgaagaaaagaAGCTTGATAGG atcaGATTTTTTACTACATCAACAAAAGATTCTCAAAAGTTTTATGCTGATATTTTAGGAATggat ttaataaaaatacaaagcCACCTAGAAGAAATATCTTATCCTTGGAATATATACGGTGGTAtgagttattttttttcatctaaaaaaaattcaactGTTTTACAGTTCGCTTATGCTTATGATGAAGATAAa ctgCACATGGGAAACTCTTTAggaaatataattttgagttttaaaaacttaaatgaaattgaaaaaaagttaaataaaaataatgtagaaatattaaaaaaggatGATGATATATTAGTAAAAGATTTAAATGGATATAGTTTACGTTTAAGAAagagtaaataa
- a CDS encoding DNA helicase, putative, whose protein sequence is MRSKYFLKKNKKNLKENKSYILNYNIPVTTSLYNSTIFQKHEKLISKKKKKSLNHNKNITYNKRNEKNYLYNIGCKEKYSCENENNEIKDDNSLNFICELYNFRKENNKKGIKTIKKKGSNLNEKENLHLKYEQIILINREFNNLMKNLKLNNKELSRNVKCEKCNCGTILKKGKYGYFLVCKSCFVKISKKNIDNFIYNEKGKAFYKNKRKISFEIENKYSFRIHYFGNINVARKFNQIISEIIKEIVVDLIRIKKNKIKYRNIIKYIYKINNPFNENNNYFNNFFFLFKKRNYYFYNFSFKRNYYANVWKKNNYIKRKTKYDFLFLYNKKFIHSIETKININKKYKNRIKKCLLKYLNNDFFQEIFYLPLSWKPRKDYINSGIFPFHLSKDIKKIKSFRRLSVNNNNYLCGCVFIMFISLILRYFIYKLYNSHFIYEIPKTIYYFFRHFYPKFNNKFYVFKHFLKKKYIDTVIKTYEKYKSSLIEIKKNYIIHKYKQLEEESKEERSIMSSYNFEELYISTYLIDKCELRKEILSNYYMRKKNKIKKKINKEIKSICLEEIKKKLPRRIQKVILPYQLETIYFFKKKNGRILIADEMGLGKTLQSISILYFYNLMPTLIISPSSLKINWLSEIEKFLNFFDISKILIINSSNDLPKLNINYKEEIFSYNKNVNIIKEIKFKLIIVDESHFIRTVHYGKQSELTKMIKKKIKETKNVIFLSGTPSINRPINIFHQIKFLINNNKIFCKNKFIFGEEFCKKYYYRGERIYEENLRSWEFYIFLKKTVMIRRIISNIFKNNFPNLKRFFIYLPTNIHDTLSEKNFFIKGKNREDKNTNNEKSIKKNLISEKDVINNLKNENREVEKNRILYDKEKDRAKLNRQKLNKFFNIDIKSKKEEEGLSKVVNALHCIEKYFPEKKKIIFCYHLVVCKCIEEELLKIIKKKKEKNEHSIDYIVLNGCLREKEKIEKIKYFQANSNCYYGIFTICSVSHGLDFSFCNLCFFIELPVNFFHLQQCESRLFRKNQKFNTFVFYFLLQYGLGSDYKTWKRFLLCSQSTRSITDGIICDNKDLFYENFSNDVIDLINNNCINKKEDKKNEATNSSDSYNKEMKLENKSYKENEFYNNENSEIKNGSKEMNENIIYYENDECYNKENINSDNKNYKKKKKKKKRYLFEMNTLTNRIHAYNKNRKTNFTIEELNNLKSKKKQTLKKCASKFLENYNKLKANEKRWIEKKKCDVNISLLKYLNNGNQNMQLKFQRYIKNIALKNKTYVKAYIEYSFKGKFQISYYQEYDEESNTLKCLYCNNTLPFSEGILDEENILHYLKENSHIETVERFKKELEMIKLKKSNIKKIIICKENNLFCEGNCRKEYFLKKNSYSLRRLIFERDKGICNICNLNCTDLIKQIKKTKYFSINERIDYFIKTNPLFIENINHLKKILEKPRDGYIWQVDHILPVFKGGGEASFDNLQTLCTFCHQKKTKNDVKNKKDYIFNEKKSKYF, encoded by the exons ATGAgaagtaaatattttttaaaaaaaaacaaaaaaaatctaaaagaaaacaaaagCTACATACTAAATTATAACATTCCCGTAACAACAAGTTTATACAATTCTACCATCTTTCAAAAACATGAGAAATTAATaagtaaaaagaaaaaaaaatcattgaatcataataaaaatataacatataataaaagaaatgagaaaaattatttatataatataggATGTAAGGAAAAATACAGTTgcgaaaatgaaaataatgagaTAAAAGATGacaattctttaaatttcaTATGTGAATTGTATAATtttagaaaagaaaataataaaaaaggaataaaaacaataaaaaagaaaggaAGCAATTTAAACGAAAAGGAAAATTTgcatttaaaatatgaacAAATTATATTGATAAATAGGGAATTCaataatttaatgaaaaatttaaaattaaataataaagaactGTCAAGAAATGTAAAATGCGAAAAATGTAATTGTGGAacgatattaaaaaaaggaaaatatggTTATTTTTTAGTGTGCAAATCATGTTTTgttaaaatatcaaaaaaaaatatagataattttatatataatgaaaaggGTAAagcattttataaaaataaaagaaaaatatcatttgaaatagaaaataaatattcttttcGTATACATTATTTTGGAAATATAAATGTTGCAAGAAAATTTAATCAAATAATTagtgaaataataaaagaaatagttGTTGATTTaataagaattaaaaaaaataaaataaaatatagaaatattataaaatatatttataaaataaataatcctTTTAATGAGaacaataattattttaataatttttttttcttgtttaaaaaaagaaattactatttctataatttttctttcaaaagaaattattatgCTAATGTTTGGAAAAAGaacaattatattaaaagaaaaaccAAGTATGACtttctctttttatataataaaaaatttatacattctatagaaacaaaaataaatataaataaaaaatataaaaatagaattaaaaagtgtttattaaaatatttaaataatgatttcTTTCAGGAAATCTTTTATTTACCTTTATCATGGAAACCTAGAAAAGATTACATTAATAGTGGTATATTCCCATTTCATTTATCAAAggatatcaaaaaaataaaatcatttaGAAGACTGAgtgttaataataataattatttatgtggatgtgttttta ttatgttcatatcattaatattacgttattttatttataaattatataattctcACTTTATTTATGAAATCCCCAAaactatatattatttttttaggcATTTTTATCCAaagtttaataataaattttatgtatttaaacattttttaaaaaaaaaatacatagaTACAGTTATTAAAACCTATGAAAAGTATAAATCAAGTTTaattgaaattaaaaaaaattatattattcacAAATATAAGCAATTAGAAGAAGAATCAAAAGAAGAGAGAAGTATTATGAGTTCTTATAACTTTgaagaattatatattagCACATATCTTATTGATAAATGTGAATtaagaaaagaaatattgagtaattattatatgagaaagaaaaataaaattaaaaaaaaaattaataaagaaattaaaagcATATGCctagaagaaataaaaaaaaagctcCCTAGAAGAATTCAAAAAGTAATTTTGCCATATCAATTAGAAACgatatacttttttaaaaaaaaaaatggaagaaTATTAATAGCTGATGAAATGGGATTAGGAAAAACATTACAGTcaatttctattttatatttttataacttaATGCCTACTCTAATTATATCACCGTCTtccttaaaaattaattggctatcagaaatagaaaaatttcttaatttctttgatatatcaaaaatattaattattaatagttCAAATGATTTACCAaagttaaatataaattacaa agaagaaattttttcttataataaaaatgtaaatattatcaaagaaataaaatttaaattgatTATTGTTGATGAGAGTCATTTTATAAGAACTGTTCACTATGGAAAACAAAGTGaattaacaaaaatgataaaaaagaaaataaaagaaacaaaaaatgttatttttttaagtggTACTCCATCCATTAATAGAcctataaatatatttcatcagataaaatttttaattaataataataaaatattttgcaaaaataaatttatatttggtgaagaattttgtaaaaaatattattatagaGGAGAAAGAatatatgaagaaaatttaagATCATGGgaattttacatttttttaaaaaaaacagtaATGATAAGAAGAattatttcaaatatttttaaaaataattttccgaatttaaaaagattttttatatatttaccaACTAATATTCATGATACGTTAAGtgaaaagaatttttttattaaaggtAAAAACAGAGAAGATAAAAATactaataatgaaaaaagtataaaaaagaatttaataaGTGAAAAAGatgttataaataatttaaagaatgaaaatagagaagtagaaaaaaatagGATACTgtatgataaagaaaaagatagaGCTAAATTAAATAGACaaaaattgaataaattttttaatattgatataaaatctaaaaaagaagaagaaggaCTATCAAAAGTAGTAAATGCTTTGCATTgtattgaaaaatattttccagaaaaaaaaaaaataattttttgttatcaCTTGGTTGTTTGCAAATGCATAGAagaagaattattaaaaataataaaaaagaaaaaagaaaagaatgaACATAGCATAGATTATATAGTATTAAATGGATGTCTACgcgaaaaagaaaaaatagaaaaaataaaatattttcaagcCAATAGTAATTGCTATTATGGTATTTTTACTATATGTTCAGTTAGTCATGGATTAGATTTCAGTTTTTGTAATTTATGcttttttattgaattaccagttaatttttttcatttgcaGCAATGCGAAAGTAgattatttagaaaaaatcaaaaatttaacacttttgttttttattttttattacaatatGGATTAGGTAGTGATTATAAGACGTGGAAAAGATTTCTTTTATGTTCTCAAAGTACTAGATCAATTACTGATGGTATAATATGTGACAACAAGgatttattttatgaaaatttttcaaaTGATGTTattgatttaattaataacaaTTGTATCAATAAGAAAgaggataaaaaaaatgaagcaACAAATAGCAGTGATtcatataataaagaaatgaaattagaaaataaaagttataaagaaaatgaattttataataatgaaaatagtgaaattaaaaatggtAGTAAAGAAATGAATGAGAATATCATATACTATGAAAACGATGAATGCtacaataaagaaaatataaatagcgataataaaaattacaagaaaaaaaaaaaaaaaaaaaaaagatatttatttgaaatgAATACACTCACTAATAGAATACACgcatacaataaaaatagaaaaactAACTTTACCatagaagaattaaataacttgaaatcaaaaaaaaaacaaacattaaaaaaatgcgCGAGTAAATTTCTGGAAAACTACAATAAACTAAAAGCGAATGAAAAAAGATggattgaaaaaaaaaaatgcgatgtaaatatatctttacttaaatatttaaataatggaAATCAAAATATGCAATTGAAATTTcaaagatatataaaaaatattgctttaaaaaataaaacatatgtAAAAGCTTACATAGAGTACAGTTTTAAAGGAAAATTTCAAATATCTTATTATCAAGAGTATGATGAAGAATCTAATACATTAAAGTGCTTATATTGCAATAATACCTTACCTTTTTCTGAGGGCATTTTGGATGAAGAGAACATATTACATTATCTAAAGGAAAATTCACATATAGAAACAGTAGAAAGATTTAAAAAGGAGTtagaaatgataaaattaaaaaaaagtaatatcaaaaaaattattatatgtaaggaaaataatttattttgtgAAGGAAATTGCagaaaagaatattttttaaaaaaaaactcctACAGTTTAAGAAGATTAATATTTGAAAGAGACAAGGGAATTTGTAATATATGCAATCTAAATTGTACTGATTTAATTaagcaaattaaaaaaactaaatatTTTTCGATTAATGAAAGGAttgattattttattaagacTAATCCACtatttatagaaaatattaatcatttaaaaaaaatacttgaAAAACCAAGAGATGGTTACATATGGCAGGTTGATCATATTTTGCCAGTTTTTAAAGGGGGAGGTGAAGCTTCTTTTGATAATTTACAAACATTATGTACATTTTGCcatcaaaaaaaaacaaaaaatgatgtaaaaaataaaaaagattatatatttaatgaaaaaaaaagtaagtacttttag